A genomic segment from Pistricoccus aurantiacus encodes:
- a CDS encoding calcium/sodium antiporter, whose product MSYIAFLAGLGFLLVGAEMLVRGASRLAARFGVSSLIIGLTVVAFGTSSPELAVSIKAAFADQAAIAMGNVVGSNIFNVLFILGLSALVTPLLVAQQLIRFDIPLMVLLSVALFLLALDERLSRLDGLLLASGLIAYLGFLLYQNSRARAREADEDGARTQTDGAWLVNSVLVVAGLLLLVIGSRWLVDSAVAFAGYLGISEQVIGLTIVAAGTSLPEVVTSLVAALRGERDIAIGNVVGSNVFNLLGVLGVTSLLAPSGIDVTPAMVGFDIPVMIAVALICLPICFTGSTISRWEGALLLGYYVAYTLYLILAASQHDTLSGLTQIMLYAVLPLTILFLAISTIKELKRRTG is encoded by the coding sequence ATGAGCTACATTGCGTTTCTGGCGGGGCTTGGCTTCCTGCTGGTCGGTGCCGAAATGCTGGTTCGGGGAGCGTCCCGGCTGGCGGCGCGTTTCGGGGTTTCCTCGCTGATCATCGGCCTGACGGTCGTGGCCTTCGGCACCAGCTCGCCGGAGCTGGCGGTCAGCATCAAGGCCGCCTTTGCGGACCAGGCGGCCATCGCCATGGGCAACGTGGTAGGCAGCAATATCTTCAATGTGCTGTTCATTCTCGGGCTTTCGGCCTTGGTGACGCCGCTGCTGGTCGCCCAGCAGCTGATACGCTTCGATATCCCCCTGATGGTGCTGCTGTCGGTCGCGCTTTTTCTGCTGGCGCTTGATGAGCGGCTGAGCCGGCTGGATGGCCTGCTACTGGCGTCCGGGCTGATCGCCTACCTGGGCTTTCTGCTGTACCAGAATAGCCGCGCCCGCGCCAGGGAGGCCGATGAAGACGGCGCCAGGACCCAGACCGACGGCGCCTGGCTGGTCAATTCGGTGCTGGTCGTCGCGGGCTTGCTGTTGCTGGTGATCGGGTCGCGCTGGCTGGTCGATAGCGCCGTGGCGTTTGCCGGCTACCTGGGCATCAGCGAGCAGGTGATCGGCCTGACCATCGTGGCCGCGGGCACCTCGCTGCCCGAGGTGGTGACCTCCCTCGTTGCGGCCCTGCGAGGCGAGCGGGATATCGCCATAGGCAACGTGGTGGGAAGCAACGTGTTCAACCTGCTGGGCGTGCTTGGCGTGACCAGCCTGCTGGCGCCGTCAGGCATCGACGTAACCCCGGCCATGGTCGGTTTCGATATACCGGTGATGATAGCCGTCGCGCTGATCTGCCTGCCGATCTGTTTTACCGGTAGCACCATCAGTCGGTGGGAAGGCGCGCTGCTGCTGGGCTACTACGTCGCCTATACCCTCTATCTGATCCTGGCGGCCTCGCAGCACGATACTCTGTCAGGGCTGACACAGATCATGCTGTACGCCGTGCTGCCTCTTACCATCCTATTCCTGGCTATTTCGACGATAAAGGAACTGAAGCGCCGGACCGGGTAA
- a CDS encoding anthrone oxygenase family protein: MSVVLGWRQLDPASLAWAIAGGTAYLIGGISITLAFNVPLNDRLAAVDSDSEQGGATWAMYLVKWVRWNHLRSIATLISTLCSIVAIWLA; encoded by the coding sequence CTGTCCGTCGTCCTCGGATGGCGGCAACTCGACCCCGCCTCGCTCGCCTGGGCAATCGCCGGTGGCACGGCATACCTGATCGGCGGTATCAGCATCACCCTGGCCTTCAACGTGCCGCTGAACGATCGCCTCGCCGCGGTCGATTCCGATAGCGAGCAAGGCGGGGCGACCTGGGCGATGTATCTCGTGAAATGGGTGCGCTGGAATCACCTGCGCTCGATCGCGACCCTGATCTCCACCCTATGTTCGATCGTCGCGATATGGCTCGCTTGA
- a CDS encoding VOC family protein: MRILVNIDVPDLAPAIAFYTAALGLTHSRTLDEDVAELTGASSVIYLLKTPSGSKAASTLSERRTYSRHWTPVHLDFVVEDTEEATERALGAGANRESEYTEWRGSKCVTFSDPFGHGFCLIEFAEETYREVQLSPNNHSDPHGRP; the protein is encoded by the coding sequence ATGAGAATCCTGGTAAACATCGACGTCCCCGACCTCGCCCCGGCAATCGCATTCTACACGGCTGCCCTGGGACTAACGCACAGCCGCACGCTGGATGAGGACGTCGCAGAGCTTACCGGCGCGTCGTCCGTCATTTACCTGCTGAAAACTCCTTCAGGTTCGAAAGCGGCAAGTACGCTATCGGAAAGGCGTACCTACTCCCGGCATTGGACGCCGGTACATCTTGATTTTGTAGTGGAAGATACTGAGGAAGCCACAGAACGCGCCCTTGGCGCGGGAGCGAATCGGGAAAGTGAATACACCGAATGGCGGGGCTCGAAATGTGTCACCTTCTCGGATCCGTTTGGCCACGGGTTCTGTCTTATTGAATTCGCGGAAGAAACCTACCGCGAGGTGCAGTTGTCGCCCAACAATCATAGCGACCCACACGGCAGACCATGA
- a CDS encoding alpha/beta fold hydrolase, translating into MRFSFFMQRCRLRPSSMKAGRYGHYSATALIVLLVLLAGCSSGPTGTQAGRPEPSVPLHRTEYLTVAGARLFLMTRGADRHAPVLLWLHGGPGGAERPLFRYYNNDLEKHFVVAYWDQRGAGRSFDPKADPRRLTVARHLADLDVIVDHLRRAFDRDRIILVGHSWGGMLGLLYAQRHPEKVAALIAVAPLISPRESQRQEYAFILSEATRQRDEAALTRLREIGPPPYETADQVLAIESLADRYGAVFHRQPNRFWVLVTGVLRGLVTPWEISRFIRANQVSLKAMTPELLTLDLTRSVPRIEVPVFFLLGRYDHHAGSAIAARYFKALEAPEKRLIWFGHSAHNPPFEEPRRFDKTLERLARTLDTGASSPDHLLQREIQTP; encoded by the coding sequence ATGCGATTCAGCTTCTTCATGCAGCGTTGTCGCCTCCGACCATCGAGCATGAAAGCAGGAAGGTATGGCCATTATTCCGCGACAGCACTGATCGTGCTGCTGGTCTTGCTTGCGGGATGTTCGAGCGGGCCGACGGGAACCCAGGCCGGACGCCCCGAGCCGTCCGTGCCGCTCCACCGCACCGAATACCTGACCGTGGCCGGCGCCAGGCTTTTTCTTATGACCCGGGGCGCGGACCGGCACGCACCGGTCCTGCTGTGGCTGCACGGCGGACCGGGCGGCGCGGAGCGCCCGCTGTTTCGCTATTACAACAACGACCTGGAGAAGCATTTCGTGGTCGCCTACTGGGATCAGCGCGGCGCGGGCCGCTCCTTCGATCCAAAGGCCGATCCGCGGCGCCTCACCGTGGCGCGCCACCTGGCCGACCTGGACGTGATCGTCGATCATCTGAGGCGCGCGTTCGATCGCGACAGGATCATCCTCGTCGGCCATTCCTGGGGCGGCATGCTCGGCCTCCTCTATGCTCAACGCCATCCCGAGAAGGTGGCCGCCCTTATCGCGGTGGCGCCGCTGATCTCGCCACGCGAATCCCAGCGGCAGGAATACGCGTTCATCCTTAGCGAGGCGACACGACAACGGGACGAGGCCGCGCTGACACGCCTGCGCGAGATCGGGCCCCCGCCCTATGAAACGGCGGACCAGGTGCTGGCAATAGAGTCGCTGGCGGATCGGTACGGCGCCGTCTTTCACCGCCAGCCCAACCGCTTTTGGGTACTGGTGACGGGCGTGCTGCGCGGCCTCGTGACGCCTTGGGAGATTTCGCGCTTCATTCGCGCCAACCAGGTATCGCTCAAGGCGATGACCCCCGAGCTTCTTACCCTGGACCTCACGCGCTCGGTACCGCGAATCGAGGTGCCGGTGTTCTTCCTTCTCGGGCGCTACGATCATCATGCGGGCTCGGCGATCGCCGCGCGTTACTTCAAGGCACTCGAGGCGCCGGAGAAGCGACTAATCTGGTTCGGACACTCGGCGCACAACCCGCCCTTCGAGGAGCCAAGGCGCTTCGATAAGACCCTCGAGCGCCTGGCACGGACTCTCGATACCGGCGCATCGTCCCCTGATCACCTCCTCCAAAGGGAGATTCAGACGCCATGA
- a CDS encoding GNAT family N-acetyltransferase, whose product MQLTTNRFLLRDFVDADLPAFAAYHADPRSTELYGPDETNPVLAAELIELFRTWAFETPRLNYQLAIIRRGGTLVGCCGLRGKGAEPGRAELGVELAPEYWGRYGYALEVMKRLANFGFSDLELTEIYGSTVSANAKVARLAGSLGAVSVERPTPDWMVARGWRQIEWQISREQWQAGLSNNSIKPNPLRRSV is encoded by the coding sequence ATGCAGCTGACAACAAATCGCTTTCTTCTCCGTGATTTCGTGGATGCTGACTTGCCTGCATTTGCGGCGTATCACGCTGACCCTCGATCGACAGAGTTATATGGCCCTGATGAAACCAATCCCGTGCTTGCCGCTGAACTCATTGAACTGTTCAGGACATGGGCATTCGAAACTCCTCGGCTCAATTATCAACTTGCCATCATTCGGCGCGGTGGCACCCTCGTAGGCTGCTGTGGGCTGCGCGGCAAGGGTGCTGAGCCGGGTAGAGCAGAGCTTGGCGTCGAGCTAGCCCCGGAGTACTGGGGGCGCTACGGCTATGCTCTCGAGGTGATGAAACGCCTTGCAAATTTTGGATTCAGCGATCTGGAGCTTACGGAGATCTATGGCAGCACCGTTAGCGCAAACGCTAAGGTTGCACGCCTGGCGGGTTCGCTCGGTGCGGTCTCCGTGGAGCGACCAACGCCAGACTGGATGGTAGCTAGGGGCTGGCGTCAGATCGAGTGGCAGATTAGCCGAGAGCAGTGGCAGGCGGGGCTGTCTAATAATTCAATCAAGCCGAACCCGCTTCGTCGGTCAGTTTAA
- a CDS encoding VOC family protein codes for MRIEEVFPYLCVTNAAAAIDFYQRAFDVTETCRLTEPAGRIGHAELAFGPMTLMLSDEFPEYGIHSASSIGDTPVTIHLHVDDADAMIMRALQAGATLERAPEDHVYGERSGSLLDPFGHRWLIGHYIEDVLNDEMQRRYTHFLEGDSEPSG; via the coding sequence ATGAGAATCGAAGAGGTATTTCCCTATCTTTGCGTTACAAACGCAGCTGCCGCCATCGATTTCTACCAGCGTGCGTTCGATGTGACCGAAACATGCCGCCTCACCGAACCTGCTGGCCGTATTGGTCACGCCGAGCTGGCATTCGGCCCGATGACGCTAATGCTCTCCGACGAGTTTCCCGAATACGGCATCCATTCGGCCTCGAGCATCGGTGATACACCGGTCACGATCCATCTGCACGTGGACGATGCCGATGCCATGATCATGCGGGCGCTCCAGGCCGGTGCGACACTCGAGCGAGCGCCGGAAGACCATGTTTACGGTGAGCGCTCCGGATCCCTCCTCGACCCCTTCGGCCATCGCTGGTTGATCGGTCATTACATCGAGGATGTCCTTAATGACGAGATGCAGCGCCGCTATACACACTTTCTAGAGGGCGACAGTGAACCTTCCGGTTGA
- a CDS encoding RNA polymerase sigma factor, with translation MTDQELGATIEAIWRIESARVVAGVARLTHDLDQAEDFAQDALLAALEAWPSRGLPDNPGAWLMTAAKRRALDHLRHQTMAAPKHVELARELDAHHALAEQVFAERIDAALDDDIDDDVLRLLFTACHPILSPDARAALTLKVVGGLTTQEIARAYLRPETTIAQRIVRAKRTLLEAHVPFEVPEGAALAARLASVLEVIYLIFNEGYAATAGDHWTRPEWCDEALRLGRVLTGLMPEESEVHGLTALMEIQASRLPARVDTNGDPILLPDQDRSRWDRLLIRRGLAALERAEALPGVLGPYTLQAAIAACHARAAVYEKTDWPRIAALYEALVQIAPSPVVALNRAVAVGMAFGPAAGLELVDALLTEPTLAHYHLLPSVRGDLLARLDRIPEARAEFERAATLTRNGRERALLLARAAACTVKRRRS, from the coding sequence GTGACGGACCAGGAGCTTGGCGCGACCATCGAGGCGATCTGGCGCATCGAATCGGCCAGAGTCGTTGCCGGGGTCGCGCGTCTGACCCACGACCTGGACCAGGCGGAGGACTTTGCCCAGGACGCCCTGCTTGCCGCACTGGAAGCCTGGCCCAGCAGGGGGCTTCCCGACAATCCCGGTGCCTGGCTGATGACCGCGGCCAAGCGTCGGGCGCTCGATCATCTGCGCCACCAGACCATGGCCGCGCCCAAGCATGTGGAACTCGCCCGGGAGCTGGATGCCCACCACGCCTTGGCCGAGCAGGTCTTCGCCGAAAGGATCGATGCCGCGCTGGACGACGACATCGACGACGACGTCTTGCGCTTGCTCTTTACCGCCTGCCACCCGATTCTGTCCCCGGATGCGCGGGCCGCCCTGACGCTGAAGGTGGTCGGCGGCCTCACCACGCAGGAGATCGCCCGGGCCTATCTCAGGCCCGAGACGACCATCGCCCAGCGCATCGTGCGCGCCAAGCGCACCCTGCTTGAAGCGCACGTCCCCTTCGAGGTGCCAGAGGGCGCGGCACTGGCGGCCCGACTCGCCTCGGTGCTCGAGGTCATCTACCTGATCTTCAACGAGGGCTATGCGGCCACCGCCGGCGACCACTGGACACGACCCGAATGGTGCGACGAGGCGCTACGCCTGGGCCGGGTGCTGACCGGTTTGATGCCGGAGGAGAGCGAGGTGCACGGCCTGACGGCACTGATGGAGATCCAGGCCTCGCGCCTGCCCGCCCGGGTGGATACGAACGGCGACCCCATCCTGCTGCCGGATCAGGACCGTAGCCGCTGGGATCGGCTGCTGATTCGCCGCGGCCTGGCCGCCCTCGAACGCGCCGAAGCCCTGCCCGGTGTGCTTGGCCCCTATACCCTGCAAGCCGCCATCGCCGCCTGCCACGCCCGGGCCGCGGTCTACGAGAAAACCGACTGGCCGCGCATCGCCGCGCTCTACGAGGCCCTCGTCCAGATCGCGCCCTCGCCGGTGGTGGCGCTGAACCGTGCCGTCGCCGTCGGCATGGCCTTCGGGCCGGCGGCGGGGCTGGAACTGGTCGATGCCTTGCTCACGGAGCCGACGCTGGCGCACTACCATCTGCTGCCCAGCGTGCGCGGCGACCTGCTCGCCCGACTCGACCGCATCCCCGAGGCCCGCGCCGAGTTCGAACGCGCCGCCACCCTTACCCGCAACGGCCGGGAACGCGCCCTGCTGCTGGCACGGGCGGCGGCATGTACGGTAAAACGGCGACGATCCTAA
- a CDS encoding VOC family protein — protein sequence MASQIFVNLPVADLEASIAFFTRLGFTFNPEFTDDTATCMIIGDNIFTMLLTRERFAEFTPLPVSDAHAVTEVLVALALESREAVDAMVREALAAGGSTYNDPQDHGFMYGHGFQDLDGHIWELVHMTGAPGSTA from the coding sequence ATGGCCAGCCAGATCTTCGTCAATCTACCGGTCGCCGATCTCGAGGCGTCGATCGCCTTCTTCACCCGGCTGGGGTTCACCTTCAACCCCGAGTTCACCGATGACACGGCGACCTGCATGATCATCGGCGACAACATCTTCACCATGCTGCTCACCCGGGAGCGCTTCGCCGAGTTCACCCCGCTGCCGGTGAGCGATGCCCACGCCGTCACCGAGGTGCTGGTGGCGCTCGCGCTGGAGAGCCGCGAGGCGGTGGACGCCATGGTGCGCGAGGCGCTCGCCGCCGGCGGCTCGACCTATAATGATCCACAGGATCACGGTTTCATGTATGGCCACGGTTTCCAGGATCTCGACGGTCATATCTGGGAGCTGGTGCACATGACGGGGGCACCCGGGAGCACGGCGTGA
- a CDS encoding VOC family protein, with translation MSGPNPISEELPMSTQVKPIPEGMHSLTPHLVCRDANAAMDFYIQAFGATDEGRLSGPDGKLMHGMLRIGDSALMLVDENPDWGMSSPLSLKGSPVTVHLYVEDVDATVAQAVAAGARVAMPVEDMFWGDRYGKLVDPFGHEWSVATHIRDLSSQEIETAAKDFFSEN, from the coding sequence GTGAGCGGGCCGAACCCGATATCCGAGGAATTACCCATGAGCACTCAGGTCAAGCCCATCCCCGAGGGCATGCACAGCCTTACCCCGCACCTCGTCTGCCGCGACGCCAATGCAGCGATGGACTTTTATATCCAGGCTTTCGGCGCCACGGACGAGGGCCGCCTATCGGGGCCTGATGGCAAGCTGATGCACGGCATGCTGCGTATCGGCGACTCGGCGCTGATGCTGGTCGACGAGAATCCGGACTGGGGCATGTCGAGTCCATTGTCGCTGAAGGGCTCGCCGGTCACCGTGCACCTGTACGTGGAAGACGTCGATGCCACCGTCGCCCAGGCGGTCGCGGCCGGGGCGCGCGTCGCCATGCCCGTCGAGGACATGTTCTGGGGCGACCGCTACGGCAAGCTCGTCGATCCCTTCGGTCACGAGTGGTCGGTGGCCACCCATATCCGCGACTTGAGTTCGCAAGAAATCGAGACCGCCGCCAAGGACTTTTTTTCGGAGAACTGA
- a CDS encoding AAC(3)-I family aminoglycoside N-acetyltransferase, whose amino-acid sequence MSVAIHHLTPHDVSLMEALLTTFGEAFDDIDTYTAHRPSEAYLRRLLGGDSFIALTALKGGEVVGGIAAYELRKFEQERSEIYLYDLAVAAGHRREGIATALIERLKTIAAERGVHVIFVQADTGIEDAPAIALYTKLGKREDTLHFDIAIGGSENRPDA is encoded by the coding sequence ATGTCAGTCGCTATTCACCACCTCACACCGCATGACGTCTCGCTGATGGAAGCGTTGTTGACGACCTTTGGCGAGGCCTTCGACGACATCGACACCTATACCGCGCATCGCCCCAGCGAGGCTTATCTACGGCGATTGCTTGGCGGCGATTCTTTCATCGCGTTGACCGCCTTGAAGGGCGGCGAGGTGGTCGGTGGTATCGCGGCCTACGAACTCAGGAAGTTCGAGCAGGAACGCAGCGAAATCTACCTCTACGATCTCGCCGTGGCGGCGGGACACCGGCGCGAGGGCATCGCCACGGCCTTGATCGAGCGCCTGAAAACCATCGCCGCCGAGCGCGGTGTCCATGTCATATTCGTGCAGGCCGATACCGGCATCGAGGACGCGCCGGCCATCGCGTTATATACGAAGCTGGGAAAGCGCGAGGACACCCTGCACTTCGATATCGCCATCGGTGGCAGCGAAAACCGGCCTGACGCCTGA
- a CDS encoding YciI family protein, with the protein MEYLLLIVEAREDRESRSEDEGRALYDEMVRFGEDLTAREKLLASRSLRPDKHGVRIQQRGTRPTLLDGPFTESKEMVGGFYLIDCASREEAIAIAGQCPAARFAIVEVRECAPCYVG; encoded by the coding sequence ATGGAATATCTACTGCTGATCGTCGAGGCGCGTGAGGACCGCGAATCTCGCAGCGAGGACGAAGGCCGGGCGCTGTATGACGAGATGGTCCGCTTCGGCGAGGACCTCACCGCCCGCGAGAAACTGCTGGCCAGCCGCTCGCTGCGCCCGGACAAGCACGGCGTGAGAATTCAGCAGCGCGGCACCAGGCCGACGCTATTGGACGGCCCCTTTACCGAGTCCAAGGAGATGGTCGGTGGTTTCTACCTGATCGACTGCGCCAGCCGCGAAGAAGCCATCGCGATCGCGGGACAATGCCCCGCCGCGCGCTTCGCTATCGTCGAGGTGCGTGAATGCGCGCCCTGCTATGTCGGGTGA
- a CDS encoding IS3 family transposase (programmed frameshift) produces MNKSNKFSPEVKERAVRLVQEHRDEYPSLWAAVESIAPKIGCVPQTLLEWVKRAQIDIGERPGTTTAETQRMKDLERENKELRRANDILRTASGFFRPGGARPQAEVVNTYIDQHRDTYGVEPICKVLQIAPSAYRRHAARQRNPARRSDRVKRDEVLIPHIKRVWNDNLKVYGADKVWKQMNREAIPVARCTVERLMRFLGLQGARRGKTMRTTVPDQSVPCPLDRVNRQFVADRPDQLWVSDFTYVSTWQGWLYVAFVVDVFARHIVGWRVSRTMNTDFVLDALEQALYARQPDKSEDLIHHSDRGSQYVSIRYTERLAEAGIDPSVGSKGDSYDNALAETINGLYKAELIHRRGPWKSMESVELATLEWVSWFNHQRLMEPLGYIPPAEAEANYYRQLNSQAAMAA; encoded by the exons GGCTAGTGCAGGAGCATCGTGACGAGTACCCGTCGCTGTGGGCGGCTGTGGAGTCTATAGCCCCCAAGATTGGCTGTGTACCACAAACGTTGCTGGAATGGGTCAAGCGTGCCCAGATCGATATCGGTGAGCGCCCTGGAACAACCACCGCCGAGACACAACGCATGAAGGACCTGGAGCGTGAGAATAAGGAATTGCGGCGCGCCAATGACATCCTTCGCACGGCCAGCG GCTTTTTTCGCCCAGGCGGAGCTCGACCGCAAGCTGAAGTCGTAAACACCTACATTGATCAGCATCGGGATACCTACGGGGTCGAGCCGATCTGCAAAGTATTGCAGATTGCCCCGTCGGCCTACCGGCGTCATGCGGCCCGGCAGCGCAATCCGGCACGACGCAGTGACCGGGTCAAGCGCGACGAGGTTTTGATACCGCATATCAAGCGTGTCTGGAATGACAACCTCAAGGTCTATGGTGCCGATAAAGTCTGGAAGCAGATGAACCGGGAAGCCATCCCTGTGGCCCGCTGTACCGTGGAACGGCTCATGAGATTTCTGGGCCTTCAGGGTGCCCGTCGCGGCAAGACGATGCGTACCACCGTCCCGGATCAGTCAGTGCCGTGCCCGCTGGATCGGGTCAACCGGCAGTTTGTCGCCGACCGTCCGGACCAGCTCTGGGTATCGGACTTTACCTACGTTTCCACTTGGCAAGGCTGGTTGTATGTGGCTTTCGTTGTGGATGTCTTCGCCCGCCATATTGTGGGTTGGCGCGTCAGTCGCACGATGAACACGGATTTCGTACTCGATGCTCTGGAGCAGGCACTCTACGCCCGTCAGCCCGACAAGTCAGAGGACTTGATTCATCACTCCGACAGGGGATCACAGTATGTGTCGATCCGTTACACGGAACGCCTGGCCGAAGCAGGCATCGATCCATCGGTAGGCAGCAAAGGCGACAGTTACGATAACGCCCTCGCTGAAACCATCAACGGCTTGTACAAAGCAGAATTGATCCACCGGCGCGGCCCCTGGAAATCCATGGAATCCGTTGAGCTGGCGACGCTGGAATGGGTATCTTGGTTCAACCACCAACGGCTGATGGAGCCACTGGGGTATATCCCGCCGGCAGAAGCTGAGGCAAACTACTATCGGCAACTTAACAGTCAGGCCGCTATGGCAGCGTGA